One part of the Vogesella sp. LIG4 genome encodes these proteins:
- a CDS encoding phosphonate ABC transporter ATP-binding protein, with translation MSLALSEATLSLRGQRILDGITLRLAQGEQAALIGPSGAGKSSLLLLAATRYRADSGSLRLLDAEPWQLDAAALRRLRSRIGSVYQHAPLPALQRVVTAVGAGRLGRISTLAALRRLLWPQDVAAIQAALAQVQLADKLWQRCDRLSGGQRQRVGIARALYQAPELLLADEPVSALDPRLADDTVALLCRDAAARNSTLLVSLHSVELALAHFPRLIGLREGKVMFDLPRGEVSPALLDALYAGDTPPIPDDSPAANLPRVAPC, from the coding sequence ATGAGCCTGGCGCTGAGCGAAGCGACCCTGTCGCTGCGCGGCCAGCGCATTCTCGACGGCATCACCCTGCGCCTGGCGCAGGGTGAGCAGGCCGCGCTGATCGGCCCGTCCGGCGCCGGCAAATCCAGCCTGCTGCTGCTGGCCGCCACCCGCTACCGCGCCGACAGCGGCAGCCTGCGGCTGCTGGATGCCGAACCGTGGCAGCTGGACGCCGCCGCGCTGCGCCGCCTGCGCAGCCGCATCGGCAGCGTGTACCAGCACGCGCCGCTGCCGGCGCTGCAACGCGTGGTAACCGCCGTGGGTGCCGGCCGCCTGGGCCGGATCTCGACCTTGGCCGCATTGCGCCGCCTGCTGTGGCCGCAGGACGTGGCCGCCATCCAGGCCGCGCTGGCGCAGGTGCAGCTGGCCGACAAACTGTGGCAGCGCTGCGACCGCCTCTCCGGCGGCCAGCGCCAGCGCGTGGGCATCGCCCGCGCACTGTACCAGGCACCGGAGCTGCTGCTGGCCGACGAGCCGGTATCGGCGCTGGACCCGCGCCTGGCCGACGACACCGTGGCACTGCTGTGCCGCGATGCCGCCGCGCGCAACAGCACCCTGCTGGTGAGCCTGCATTCGGTGGAACTGGCCCTGGCGCACTTCCCGCGCCTGATCGGCCTGCGCGAAGGCAAGGTGATGTTCGACCTGCCGCGCGGCGAAGTCAGCCCGGCGCTACTGGATGCGCTGTACGCCGGCGATACCCCGCCGATTCCGGACGACAGCCCTGCGGCCAACCTTCCGCGGGTAGCGCCATGCTGA
- the metG gene encoding methionine--tRNA ligase yields the protein MTKPSKRKILVTSALPYANGAIHLGHMLEHIQTDVWVRFQKMRGHDCHYVCADDTHGAPIMLAAEKQGITPEQLIERVKSEHLADFSGFHIGYDNYYSTNSPENKHFAEHIYKTLKADGKIVSRTIEQLFDPEKLMFLPDRFVKGECPKCGAKDQYGDNCEVCGATYNPTELKNPYSAVSGATPVLKTSEHFFFRLGECVDFLKGWTGGSSVRADGVSQPHLQPESLNKMNEWIEGGLQDWDISRDAPYFGFEIPDAPGKYFYVWLDAPIGYMASFKNLCERSGIDFDDYFRADSDAEMYHFIGKDILYFHALFWPAMLKYSGYRAPTGVFAHGFLTVDGQKMSKSRGTFITAKSYLDCGLNPEWMRYYIAGKLNGRIEDIDLSLSDFVARVNSDVVGKYVNIASRAAGFITKRFGGLLAANLEDETRLLGNIAGEAENIAAAFEAREYAKALREIMAIADIVNGYVDANKPWELAKQEGQDARLHEVCSVLINAFRLLTLYLKPVLPKLAESVEAFLDIAPLQWADAQQLLLNHTIKPYQHLMQRIDPVLIEKLIEANKQSMEAQAPAAAANYEPLADTIKIDDFAKLDLRVGKVLACSFVDGSDKLLQFSVDLGFETRNIFSGIRAAYQQPEQLVGRKVIVVANLAERKMRFGVSQGMIVCASGVEDGTGLFLLDADEGAEPGMRIG from the coding sequence ATGACCAAACCCAGCAAACGCAAGATTCTGGTAACCAGCGCGCTGCCGTATGCCAACGGCGCCATCCACCTTGGTCACATGCTCGAACACATCCAGACCGACGTCTGGGTGCGCTTCCAGAAGATGCGTGGTCATGACTGCCACTACGTGTGCGCCGACGACACCCACGGTGCGCCCATCATGCTGGCGGCGGAAAAGCAGGGCATCACCCCGGAGCAGCTGATCGAACGCGTGAAGAGCGAGCACCTGGCCGACTTCAGCGGTTTCCACATCGGCTACGACAACTACTACAGCACCAACTCGCCGGAGAACAAACACTTCGCCGAGCACATCTACAAGACGCTGAAGGCCGACGGCAAGATCGTCAGCCGCACCATCGAGCAGCTGTTCGACCCGGAAAAGCTGATGTTCCTGCCGGACCGCTTCGTGAAGGGCGAATGCCCGAAGTGCGGCGCCAAGGACCAGTACGGCGACAACTGTGAAGTGTGTGGCGCCACCTACAACCCCACCGAGCTGAAGAACCCGTACTCGGCGGTATCCGGCGCCACCCCGGTGCTGAAGACCTCCGAGCATTTCTTCTTCCGCCTGGGCGAGTGCGTGGACTTCCTCAAGGGCTGGACCGGCGGCAGCAGTGTGCGCGCCGACGGCGTGAGCCAGCCGCACCTGCAGCCCGAGTCGCTGAACAAGATGAACGAGTGGATCGAAGGCGGCCTGCAGGACTGGGACATCAGCCGTGATGCGCCGTACTTCGGCTTCGAGATTCCGGATGCGCCGGGCAAGTACTTCTACGTGTGGCTGGATGCGCCCATCGGCTACATGGCCAGCTTCAAGAACCTGTGCGAGCGCAGCGGCATCGATTTCGATGACTACTTCCGCGCCGATTCCGACGCCGAGATGTACCACTTCATCGGCAAGGACATCCTGTACTTCCACGCGCTGTTCTGGCCGGCCATGCTGAAATACTCTGGCTACCGCGCGCCCACCGGTGTGTTCGCCCACGGCTTCCTGACCGTGGACGGCCAGAAGATGTCCAAGTCGCGCGGCACCTTCATCACCGCCAAGAGCTACCTCGATTGCGGCCTGAACCCGGAGTGGATGCGCTACTACATCGCCGGCAAGCTCAACGGCCGCATCGAAGACATCGACCTGAGCCTGTCCGACTTCGTGGCGCGGGTGAACTCCGACGTGGTGGGCAAATACGTCAACATCGCCAGCCGCGCTGCCGGCTTCATCACCAAGCGCTTCGGCGGCCTGCTTGCGGCCAACCTTGAAGACGAAACCCGTCTGCTGGGCAATATCGCCGGCGAGGCGGAGAACATCGCCGCCGCTTTCGAAGCGCGCGAATACGCCAAGGCGCTGCGCGAGATCATGGCCATTGCCGATATCGTCAACGGCTACGTGGACGCCAACAAGCCGTGGGAACTGGCCAAGCAGGAAGGCCAGGACGCGCGCCTGCACGAAGTGTGCAGCGTGCTGATCAACGCCTTCCGCCTGCTCACCCTGTACCTGAAGCCGGTACTGCCCAAGCTGGCGGAGAGCGTGGAAGCGTTCCTCGACATCGCGCCGCTGCAGTGGGCCGATGCGCAGCAGCTGCTGCTGAACCACACCATCAAACCGTACCAGCACCTGATGCAGCGCATCGACCCGGTGCTGATCGAAAAACTCATCGAAGCGAACAAACAGAGCATGGAAGCACAAGCACCGGCCGCTGCGGCCAACTACGAGCCGCTGGCCGACACCATCAAGATCGACGACTTTGCCAAGCTGGACCTGCGCGTGGGCAAGGTGCTGGCCTGCAGCTTCGTGGACGGCTCCGACAAGCTGCTGCAGTTCAGCGTCGACCTGGGCTTTGAAACCCGCAACATCTTCTCCGGCATCCGCGCCGCCTACCAGCAGCCGGAACAGCTGGTTGGCCGCAAGGTGATCGTGGTGGCCAACCTGGCCGAGCGCAAGATGCGCTTTGGCGTGTCGCAGGGCATGATCGTGTGCGCCTCCGGCGTGGAAGACGGCACCGGCCTGTTCCTGCTGGATGCGGATGAGGGCGCCGAGCCGGGCATGCGCATCGGCTAA
- a CDS encoding putative selenate ABC transporter substrate-binding protein, translating into MKAKIALASLLLAVSALAGAAEAVLKVSAIPDEAPTELQRKFAPLGSYLEKELGMKVQFVPVTDYAGVVTALTSDQIDMAWLGGFTFVQASQRGKVVPLVQRAEDARFTAKYIGSVDAGIKTLQDLKGKRFAFGAASSTSGHLMPRYFLEKQGIQPENFFKTVGYSGAHDATVAWVASGKVEGGVLNASVWDKLVEAGKIDQSKVRLLGTTPTFYDYNWTVRGSMDKKLQQKIQAAFLKLDATKPEYKAIMELQRASKFIPTKAENYEGIEAAAKAAGLLQ; encoded by the coding sequence ATGAAAGCCAAGATCGCCCTGGCCAGCCTGCTGCTGGCCGTCTCCGCCCTTGCCGGCGCCGCCGAAGCCGTACTGAAGGTTTCCGCCATTCCCGACGAAGCCCCCACCGAACTGCAGCGCAAGTTCGCCCCGCTGGGCAGCTACCTGGAAAAAGAACTGGGCATGAAAGTGCAGTTCGTGCCGGTTACCGACTACGCCGGCGTGGTCACCGCGCTGACTTCCGACCAGATCGACATGGCCTGGCTCGGCGGTTTCACCTTCGTGCAGGCCAGCCAGCGCGGCAAGGTAGTGCCGCTGGTGCAGCGTGCCGAGGACGCCCGCTTCACCGCCAAGTACATCGGCAGCGTGGACGCCGGCATCAAGACCCTGCAGGACCTCAAGGGCAAGCGTTTCGCCTTCGGCGCCGCCTCCTCCACCTCCGGCCACCTGATGCCGCGCTACTTCCTGGAAAAACAGGGCATCCAGCCGGAAAACTTCTTCAAGACCGTGGGCTACTCCGGCGCGCATGACGCCACCGTGGCCTGGGTTGCCTCCGGCAAGGTGGAAGGCGGCGTGCTGAACGCCTCGGTGTGGGACAAGCTGGTGGAAGCCGGCAAGATCGACCAGAGCAAAGTGCGCCTCTTGGGCACCACCCCCACCTTCTACGACTACAACTGGACCGTGCGCGGCAGCATGGACAAGAAGCTGCAGCAGAAAATCCAGGCTGCCTTCCTGAAGCTGGACGCCACCAAGCCTGAGTACAAGGCCATCATGGAGCTGCAACGCGCCAGCAAGTTCATCCCCACCAAGGCCGAGAACTACGAAGGCATCGAAGCCGCCGCCAAGGCTGCCGGCCTGCTGCAATGA
- a CDS encoding ABC transporter permease has protein sequence MLNERAMPDRPGHARDPALAARLGWLIATPLLLLAAMAYTGFDPRLLLDANTLATLGGFLRQFFPPSHQPDFLASLLQQTVTTLAVASLGTLLAMLIGLPAALLTSRALDRDALCGDVPSRPWRLLQGSLRALMVILRGVPDLVWALLLVRAAGLGSLPGVLALGLAYGGMLGKVYAEILEAQPREPAAALAASGAGRLSIFTWALLPQAMHELISYSVYRWECAIRASAVMGFVGAGGLGLLLDTAIRMLDGGEVGALLLVFVLLVALTELVSRLARLAVESRRGGLLLAGGFLALQGAALYWLWPQWQGSPFNVGGLLHFAGELLHLNLAPAFLLKVAGGMLETLAQSALGTALAFIGGALLALPASNRGPRWLRLPVRLLLNFLRGTPDLLWGAIAVLALSLGPAAGVLALAMHTSGVLGRLFAQTLENLPPEPEAALLLSGAPAPARLAYGLLPQALPQWIAYTLYRWENNIRIAAILGLVGAGGLGQQLYLAMSLFQLRNAATLILAMLLLSWGVECLSRWLRRGLE, from the coding sequence ATGCTGAACGAGCGAGCCATGCCGGACAGGCCCGGCCACGCGCGCGACCCGGCGCTGGCCGCCCGCCTGGGCTGGCTCATCGCCACCCCGCTGCTGCTGCTGGCCGCCATGGCCTACACCGGCTTCGACCCGCGCCTGCTGCTGGACGCCAACACCCTGGCCACCCTCGGCGGTTTCCTGCGCCAGTTCTTTCCCCCCAGCCACCAGCCGGATTTCCTCGCCAGCCTGCTGCAGCAGACCGTCACCACGCTGGCAGTCGCCAGCCTGGGCACGCTGCTGGCAATGCTGATCGGCCTGCCGGCCGCGCTGCTCACCAGCCGCGCGCTGGACCGCGACGCACTGTGCGGCGATGTGCCATCGCGCCCCTGGCGCCTGCTGCAGGGCAGCCTGCGCGCGCTGATGGTGATACTGCGCGGCGTGCCGGACCTGGTGTGGGCGCTGCTGCTGGTGCGCGCTGCGGGCCTGGGCAGCCTGCCCGGCGTGCTGGCGCTGGGCCTGGCCTACGGCGGCATGCTGGGCAAGGTGTACGCCGAGATTCTGGAAGCGCAGCCGCGCGAGCCGGCCGCCGCGCTGGCCGCCAGCGGCGCCGGTCGGCTGAGCATCTTCACCTGGGCGCTGCTGCCGCAGGCCATGCACGAGCTGATCAGCTACAGCGTGTACCGCTGGGAATGCGCCATCCGCGCTTCGGCAGTGATGGGCTTCGTCGGCGCCGGCGGCCTCGGTCTGCTGCTGGACACCGCCATCCGCATGCTCGATGGCGGCGAAGTGGGTGCGCTGCTGCTGGTATTCGTGCTGCTGGTGGCGCTGACCGAGCTGGTAAGCCGGCTGGCACGCCTGGCGGTGGAAAGCCGCCGTGGCGGCCTGCTGCTGGCTGGCGGCTTTCTGGCGCTGCAGGGAGCCGCGTTGTACTGGCTGTGGCCGCAATGGCAGGGCAGCCCGTTCAATGTCGGCGGCCTGCTGCACTTTGCCGGCGAGCTGCTGCACCTCAACCTGGCGCCGGCCTTCCTGCTGAAAGTGGCCGGCGGCATGCTGGAAACCCTGGCGCAATCGGCACTGGGCACCGCGCTGGCCTTCATCGGCGGCGCGCTGCTGGCGCTGCCGGCCAGCAACCGCGGCCCGCGCTGGCTACGCCTGCCGGTGCGGCTGCTGCTGAACTTCCTGCGCGGCACGCCGGACCTGCTGTGGGGCGCCATCGCCGTGCTGGCGCTGAGCCTGGGCCCGGCCGCCGGCGTGCTGGCGCTGGCGATGCACACCAGCGGCGTGCTGGGCCGGCTGTTCGCCCAGACGCTGGAAAACCTGCCGCCGGAGCCGGAGGCCGCGCTGCTGCTCAGCGGCGCCCCCGCCCCCGCCCGCCTCGCCTACGGCCTGCTGCCGCAGGCGCTGCCGCAGTGGATCGCCTACACGCTGTACCGCTGGGAAAACAATATCCGTATCGCCGCCATCCTCGGCCTGGTAGGCGCCGGCGGCCTGGGCCAGCAGCTGTACCTGGCGATGTCGCTGTTCCAGCTGCGCAACGCCGCCACGCTGATCCTGGCCATGCTGCTGCTGTCCTGGGGCGTGGAATGCCTCAGCCGCTGGCTGCGGCGCGGCCTGGAGTAA
- a CDS encoding MFS transporter, with amino-acid sequence MNQQDKISRLNLTTLLFPLALVLFEFAVYIGNDMAQPAMLQVVQEFGVDTSWVPLSMTAYLLGGALLPWLTGPLSDRFGRRPVLLGGVMWFTASCLATYLVNDIHSYMLLRVLQGFGLCFINAVGYAAIQEAYAETTAVRVTALMANVALIAPLAGPLAGAALVTLAPWRTGFLLIALFSFIALLGLCWKMPETRQPSAEVKLTPRALWQGYSRLLRHGRFVRAALCIPLLAMPLMAWIALSPVLLVEDMGLSALQYGLWQIPVFAGLIGGNLLLALLAERWPLGRSVLVGMWPLLAGLLLMLGSVVFATNRHVYLALGMSLMALGEGLSFAVLYRFALTASIQAKGIVSAGMSMLSMAGYALGIELFRWAYLTAGLPGFAAMALLFSSAFVLLARPQVKLAMAERSDPDLLPQGI; translated from the coding sequence TTGAATCAGCAAGACAAGATTTCCCGCCTCAACCTCACCACGCTGCTGTTCCCGCTGGCGCTGGTGCTGTTCGAGTTCGCCGTCTACATCGGCAATGACATGGCGCAGCCGGCCATGCTGCAAGTGGTGCAGGAATTCGGCGTCGATACCTCCTGGGTGCCGCTGTCGATGACCGCCTATCTGCTGGGCGGCGCGCTGCTGCCCTGGCTTACCGGCCCGCTGTCCGACCGCTTCGGCCGCCGCCCGGTGCTGCTGGGCGGGGTGATGTGGTTTACCGCCAGCTGCCTGGCCACCTACCTGGTGAACGATATCCACAGCTATATGCTGCTGCGCGTGCTGCAGGGCTTCGGGCTGTGCTTCATCAATGCCGTCGGCTACGCCGCCATCCAGGAAGCCTATGCCGAAACCACCGCGGTGCGCGTTACCGCGCTGATGGCCAATGTGGCGCTGATCGCGCCGCTGGCCGGCCCGCTGGCCGGCGCCGCGCTGGTGACGCTGGCGCCGTGGCGCACCGGCTTCCTGCTGATCGCACTGTTCTCCTTCATCGCGCTGCTGGGCTTGTGCTGGAAGATGCCGGAAACCCGCCAGCCTTCGGCCGAGGTCAAGCTGACGCCGCGCGCGCTGTGGCAGGGCTACTCGCGTCTGCTGCGCCATGGCCGCTTCGTGCGCGCCGCGCTGTGCATTCCGCTGCTGGCCATGCCGCTGATGGCGTGGATCGCGCTGTCGCCGGTGCTGCTGGTGGAAGACATGGGCCTGTCCGCGCTGCAGTACGGCCTGTGGCAGATTCCGGTATTCGCCGGCCTGATCGGCGGCAACCTGCTGCTGGCGCTGCTGGCCGAACGCTGGCCGCTGGGCCGCTCGGTGCTGGTGGGCATGTGGCCGCTGCTGGCCGGCCTGCTGCTGATGCTGGGCAGCGTGGTGTTTGCGACCAACCGCCACGTGTACCTGGCGCTGGGCATGTCGCTGATGGCGCTGGGCGAGGGGCTGTCCTTTGCCGTGCTGTACCGCTTTGCGCTCACCGCCAGCATCCAGGCCAAGGGCATTGTGTCCGCCGGCATGAGCATGCTGTCGATGGCCGGCTACGCGCTGGGCATCGAGCTGTTCCGCTGGGCCTACCTGACGGCCGGCCTGCCGGGTTTTGCCGCCATGGCACTGCTGTTCTCCAGCGCTTTCGTGCTGCTGGCGCGGCCGCAGGTGAAGCTGGCCATGGCCGAGCGCAGCGACCCGGACCTGCTGCCACAGGGCATCTAA